The following proteins come from a genomic window of Plectropomus leopardus isolate mb chromosome 11, YSFRI_Pleo_2.0, whole genome shotgun sequence:
- the LOC121949865 gene encoding uncharacterized protein LOC121949865 isoform X5 — translation MKEKSGVFLLLLGMSVLLLLTSAGFVFLLVRQRELMEDLVRLDAEMQLLSQSCRLHAGSPPVDLADKGELKMLHRRRRDLEGEEATQSQEEKDMLMLMTYSMVPVKALMDLCNSSRGVCLTGPPGPPGLPGRAGSPGPQGVPGPQGKRGRKGPPGEKGEPGLKGDPGPLRLKGETYNDILIEGPPGPRGPPGPAGPPGPACPAWYCNKVRNEFIREHNQKTNLLTDSSPSLTGVTLNDTDTENRSSTINKTESPTAHPPDERHADMLNVTASRKPQGKSTDSGLVSVHPGGSYDILNDTNRDNVTEGPIRLLTALFPPDLSQNSEAFNGSGSTNDTPLKNEVVSPHPDTWIETAENIAKTLIDLFSVLPASHPTHESRDGFTVTDSEKLRDADKESESVSLRIDYSNNTLPDSNTEDVTDEPVKVTDSPTPHPTNNRDVTDSGKTNVEAESISFHGDDSHGTSTYTERENATEAPITLLTALLSADQNSDSLNNGDTITDTSIKSESPTTHPADESSYILTVTGSRKPQDKSTDSDFSYSPQNNKPNLSSNERPTETESPTPGSTDNKRDVTDSEKLDTNMEAESVSFHQDNRRDALNDTKGENGTEALIQLLTAVLSEDQNSDSFSKQATLIDTSMKSDSPTPHPTNNRDVTDSEKTNVEAESVSFHRDDSHGTSTYTERENATEAPIILLTALLSADQTSDSRNNSGTIINKPMKSESTTKHPADDNNRDVTDSDKRPDTNMEAESVSLHQDDNQDTLKDTKSKNASEALIKASTDSSYQLQINNKINATTNERRTKTECNIKTIKCSVKNNNTESTFGALMSDAFRLDDGRYWLADHFSGRLLVEYRNLSEFIQASKHFKILDISRFYQGCGHVVYKQSLYFHHAGTNRLIKFDLNTGRKNTLIMANSRYNSLNYLFRNSKTYFKFSADENGLWVIFASDTDDDTMVAKINPDAFFVESVINTHYPTTKAGNAFIVCGVVYFTDNKDRRVTYAFDLKKETLLNASFDLRPANGTLAMLSYYPNKRLLYMWDNSRVKICKVKLKLA, via the exons ATGAAGGAGAAGAGTGGagttttcctgctgctgctggggatGTCAGTGCTGTTGCTCCTGACCTCAGCAGgatttgtgtttctgctggttCGACAGAGAGAGCTGATGGAGGACCTGGTCAGGTTGGATGCCGAGATGCAGCTGctgtcacagagctgcaggttGCATGCTGGCTCCCCACCTGTGGACCTCGCTGATAAGGGAGAACTGAAGATGCTCCACCGCCGCAGGAGAGACCTGGAGGGAGAAGAAGCAACACAAAGCCAAGAGGAGAAGGATATGCTGATGCTGATGACATACTCCATGGTTCCT gTCAAAGCCTTAATGGATCTGTGCAACAGCTCCAGAGGAGTTTGTCTAACAG GCCCACCTGGACCACCAG GTTTGCCTGGTAGAGCTGGTTCACCAGGACCACAGGGTGTGCCCGGACCGCAGGGGAAACGAGGAAGAAAAG GACCCCCTGGTGAAAAAGGAGAACCAGGACTTAAAGGAGATCCTGGGCCTCTACGACTGAAAGGCGAGACCTACAACGACATTCTCATTGAGG GTCCTCCTGGTCCGAGGGGTCCACCAGGTCCAGCAGGCCCACCTGGACCAGCCTGTCCTGCTTGGTATTGTAATAAAGTGAGAAATGAGTTCATCAGAGAACACAACCAAAAAACCAACCTGTTGACGG ATTCATCTCCTTCTCTGACTGGGGTGACCCTCAATGACACCGACACAGAAAACCGCAGCTCTACAATTAATAAGACCG AATCACCAACGGCACATCCACCCGATGAAAGACATGCTGACATGCTGAATGTTACCGCTTCTAGAAAACCTCAAGGCAAGAGTACGGACTCTG gTTTAGTATCGGTTCATCCAGGAGGTAGCTATGACATCTTGAATGATACCAATAGAGATAATGTCACAGAGGGGCCAATTAGATTATTAACAG cTTTATTTCCTCCTGACCTGAGTCAAAACAGTGAGGCCTTCAATGGCAGCGGAAGCACTAATGATACACCCTTGAAAAATG AGGTGGTATCACCTCATCCAGACACGTGGATTGAAACTGCCGAGAATATTGCAAAGACGTTAATAGACCTATTCTCAG TATTACCAGCATCACATCCAACACACGAATCCAGAGATGGTTTTACTGTCACCGACTCTGAGAAACTTCGAGACGCAGATAAAGAATCTG AGTCTGTATCATTGCGTATAGACTACAGCAACAACACCCTCCCTGACTCCAACACAGAGGATGTTACAGATGAACCAGTTAAAGTGACAG ATTCACCGACTCCTCATCCAACTAACAACAGGGACGTCACTGACTCTGGGAAAACTAACGTGGAAGCTg AGTCAATATCATTTCATGGAGATGACAGCCATGGCACCTCGACCTATACCGAGAGAGAAAATGCTACAGAGGCACCAATAACATTATTAACAG CTCTGCTTTCTGCAGATCAAAACAGTGACTCCTTAAATAACGGTGACACCATCACTGATACATCCATAAAAAGTG AATCACCAACAACACATCCGGCCGATGAGAGCAGCTACATACTGACTGTTACCGGTTCTAGAAAACCTCAGGACAAGAGTACAGACTCCG acTTTTCATATTCACCCCAGAACAACAAGCCAAATTTGTCGAGCAACGAGAGACCGACAGAAACTG AATCACCAACTCCGGGCTCAACTGACAATAAAAGAGACGTCACTGACTCTGAGAAACTAGACACAAACATGGAAGCTG aGTCAGTATCATTTCATCAAGACAACAGACGCGACGCCTTAAACGATACCAAAGGAGAAAATGGTACAGAGGCACTAATACAATTACTAACAG CTGTACTGTCTGAGGACCAAAACAGTGACTCCTTCAGTAAACAAGCAACGCTTATTGATACATCCATGAAAAGTG ATTCACCGACTCCTCATCCAACTAACAACAGGGACGTCACTGACTCTGAGAAAACTAACGTGgaagctg agtCAGTATCATTTCATCGAGATGACAGCCATGGCACCTCGACCTATACCGAGAGAGAAAATGCTACAGAGGCACCAATAATATTATTAACAG CTCTGCTTTCTGCAGATCAAACCAGTGACTCCCGCAATAACAGTGGAACCATCATTAATAAACCTATGAAAAGTG aaTCAACAACTAAACATCCAGCTGACGACAACAACAGAGACGTCACTGATTCTGACAAACGCCCAGACACAAACATGGAAGCAG AGTCAGTGTCATTACATCAAGATGACAACCAAGACACCTTGAAAGAtaccaaaagcaaaaatgctTCAGAGGCACTAATAAAAGCATCAACAG ACTCTTCATATCAACTCCAGATCAACAACAAGATCAACGCGACAACTAATGAGAGAAGGACAAAAACTG aGTGCaacattaaaactattaaatgttcggtgaaaaacaacaatactgAGAGCACTTTTGGCGCCTTGATGTCCGATGCATTTCGGCTGGATGACGGCCGATACTGGTTGGCTGAtcatttttcag GTCGACTTTTGGTGGAGTACAGGAACTTATCTGAATTTATACAAGCttcaaaacacttcaaaattcTCGACATCAGCAGGTTCTACCAGGGCTGCGGTCATGTTGTTTACAAGCAGTCGCTTTACTTTCACCACGCAGGAACAAACAGGCTCataaa ATTTGACCTGAACACGGGGAGGAAAAACACTCTGATCATGGCAAACAGCAGGTATAACAGTCTGAATTATCTCTTCCGCAACTCAAAGACGTATTTCAAGTTTTCTGCGGATGAAAACGGCCTGTGGGTCATTTTTGCATCCGATACAGATGATGATACAATGGTTGCGAAGATTAACCCTGACGCATTCTTTGTGGAGTCAGTTATTAACACTCATTACCCCACAACTAAAGCAGGAAATGCTTTCATTGTGTGCGGGGTGGTGTATTTTacagacaacaaagacagacGAGTTACATACGCCTTTGATTTAAAGAAAGAGACTCTCCTGAATGCAAGTTTTGATTTGAGGCCAGCTAACGGCACCCTGGCTATGCTGTCATATTATCCCAACAAAAGGCTTCTGTATATGTGGGACAACAGCCGtgtgaaaatctgcaaagttaAACTCAAACTGGcttaa
- the LOC121949865 gene encoding uncharacterized protein LOC121949865 isoform X1, protein MKEKSGVFLLLLGMSVLLLLTSAGFVFLLVRQRELMEDLVRLDAEMQLLSQSCRLHAGSPPVDLADKGELKMLHRRRRDLEGEEATQSQEEKDMLMLMTYSMVPVKALMDLCNSSRGVCLTGPPGPPGLPGRAGSPGPQGVPGPQGKRGRKGPPGEKGEPGLKGDPGPLRLKGETYNDILIEGPPGPRGPPGPAGPPGPACPAWYCNKVRNEFIREHNQKTNLLTDSSPSLTGVTLNDTDTENRSSTINKTESPTAHPPDERHADMLNVTASRKPQGKSTDSGLVSVHPGGSYDILNDTNRDNVTEGPIRLLTALFPPDLSQNSEAFNGSGSTNDTPLKNEVVSPHPDTWIETAENIAKTLIDLFSVLPASHPTHESRDGFTVTDSEKLRDADKESESVSLRIDYSNNTLPDSNTEDVTDEPVKVTDSPTPHPTNNRDVTDSGKTNVEAESISFHGDDSHGTSTYTERENATEAPITLLTALLSADQNSDSLNNGDTITDTSIKSESPTTHPADESSYILTVTGSRKPQDKSTDSDFSYSPQNNKPNLSSNERPTETVGSYLSAESPTPGSTDNKRDVTDSEKLDTNMEAESVSFHQDNRRDALNDTKGENGTEALIQLLTAVLSEDQNSDSFSKQATLIDTSMKSDSPTPHPTNNRDVTDSEKTNVEAESVSFHRDDSHGTSTYTERENATEAPIILLTALLSADQTSDSRNNSGTIINKPMKSESTTKHPADDNNRDVTDSDKRPDTNMEAESVSLHQDDNQDTLKDTKSKNASEALIKASTDSSYQLQINNKINATTNERRTKTECNIKTIKCSVKNNNTESTFGALMSDAFRLDDGRYWLADHFSGRLLVEYRNLSEFIQASKHFKILDISRFYQGCGHVVYKQSLYFHHAGTNRLIKFDLNTGRKNTLIMANSRYNSLNYLFRNSKTYFKFSADENGLWVIFASDTDDDTMVAKINPDAFFVESVINTHYPTTKAGNAFIVCGVVYFTDNKDRRVTYAFDLKKETLLNASFDLRPANGTLAMLSYYPNKRLLYMWDNSRVKICKVKLKLA, encoded by the exons ATGAAGGAGAAGAGTGGagttttcctgctgctgctggggatGTCAGTGCTGTTGCTCCTGACCTCAGCAGgatttgtgtttctgctggttCGACAGAGAGAGCTGATGGAGGACCTGGTCAGGTTGGATGCCGAGATGCAGCTGctgtcacagagctgcaggttGCATGCTGGCTCCCCACCTGTGGACCTCGCTGATAAGGGAGAACTGAAGATGCTCCACCGCCGCAGGAGAGACCTGGAGGGAGAAGAAGCAACACAAAGCCAAGAGGAGAAGGATATGCTGATGCTGATGACATACTCCATGGTTCCT gTCAAAGCCTTAATGGATCTGTGCAACAGCTCCAGAGGAGTTTGTCTAACAG GCCCACCTGGACCACCAG GTTTGCCTGGTAGAGCTGGTTCACCAGGACCACAGGGTGTGCCCGGACCGCAGGGGAAACGAGGAAGAAAAG GACCCCCTGGTGAAAAAGGAGAACCAGGACTTAAAGGAGATCCTGGGCCTCTACGACTGAAAGGCGAGACCTACAACGACATTCTCATTGAGG GTCCTCCTGGTCCGAGGGGTCCACCAGGTCCAGCAGGCCCACCTGGACCAGCCTGTCCTGCTTGGTATTGTAATAAAGTGAGAAATGAGTTCATCAGAGAACACAACCAAAAAACCAACCTGTTGACGG ATTCATCTCCTTCTCTGACTGGGGTGACCCTCAATGACACCGACACAGAAAACCGCAGCTCTACAATTAATAAGACCG AATCACCAACGGCACATCCACCCGATGAAAGACATGCTGACATGCTGAATGTTACCGCTTCTAGAAAACCTCAAGGCAAGAGTACGGACTCTG gTTTAGTATCGGTTCATCCAGGAGGTAGCTATGACATCTTGAATGATACCAATAGAGATAATGTCACAGAGGGGCCAATTAGATTATTAACAG cTTTATTTCCTCCTGACCTGAGTCAAAACAGTGAGGCCTTCAATGGCAGCGGAAGCACTAATGATACACCCTTGAAAAATG AGGTGGTATCACCTCATCCAGACACGTGGATTGAAACTGCCGAGAATATTGCAAAGACGTTAATAGACCTATTCTCAG TATTACCAGCATCACATCCAACACACGAATCCAGAGATGGTTTTACTGTCACCGACTCTGAGAAACTTCGAGACGCAGATAAAGAATCTG AGTCTGTATCATTGCGTATAGACTACAGCAACAACACCCTCCCTGACTCCAACACAGAGGATGTTACAGATGAACCAGTTAAAGTGACAG ATTCACCGACTCCTCATCCAACTAACAACAGGGACGTCACTGACTCTGGGAAAACTAACGTGGAAGCTg AGTCAATATCATTTCATGGAGATGACAGCCATGGCACCTCGACCTATACCGAGAGAGAAAATGCTACAGAGGCACCAATAACATTATTAACAG CTCTGCTTTCTGCAGATCAAAACAGTGACTCCTTAAATAACGGTGACACCATCACTGATACATCCATAAAAAGTG AATCACCAACAACACATCCGGCCGATGAGAGCAGCTACATACTGACTGTTACCGGTTCTAGAAAACCTCAGGACAAGAGTACAGACTCCG acTTTTCATATTCACCCCAGAACAACAAGCCAAATTTGTCGAGCAACGAGAGACCGACAGAAACTG TTGGATCTTATCTTTCTGCAGAATCACCAACTCCGGGCTCAACTGACAATAAAAGAGACGTCACTGACTCTGAGAAACTAGACACAAACATGGAAGCTG aGTCAGTATCATTTCATCAAGACAACAGACGCGACGCCTTAAACGATACCAAAGGAGAAAATGGTACAGAGGCACTAATACAATTACTAACAG CTGTACTGTCTGAGGACCAAAACAGTGACTCCTTCAGTAAACAAGCAACGCTTATTGATACATCCATGAAAAGTG ATTCACCGACTCCTCATCCAACTAACAACAGGGACGTCACTGACTCTGAGAAAACTAACGTGgaagctg agtCAGTATCATTTCATCGAGATGACAGCCATGGCACCTCGACCTATACCGAGAGAGAAAATGCTACAGAGGCACCAATAATATTATTAACAG CTCTGCTTTCTGCAGATCAAACCAGTGACTCCCGCAATAACAGTGGAACCATCATTAATAAACCTATGAAAAGTG aaTCAACAACTAAACATCCAGCTGACGACAACAACAGAGACGTCACTGATTCTGACAAACGCCCAGACACAAACATGGAAGCAG AGTCAGTGTCATTACATCAAGATGACAACCAAGACACCTTGAAAGAtaccaaaagcaaaaatgctTCAGAGGCACTAATAAAAGCATCAACAG ACTCTTCATATCAACTCCAGATCAACAACAAGATCAACGCGACAACTAATGAGAGAAGGACAAAAACTG aGTGCaacattaaaactattaaatgttcggtgaaaaacaacaatactgAGAGCACTTTTGGCGCCTTGATGTCCGATGCATTTCGGCTGGATGACGGCCGATACTGGTTGGCTGAtcatttttcag GTCGACTTTTGGTGGAGTACAGGAACTTATCTGAATTTATACAAGCttcaaaacacttcaaaattcTCGACATCAGCAGGTTCTACCAGGGCTGCGGTCATGTTGTTTACAAGCAGTCGCTTTACTTTCACCACGCAGGAACAAACAGGCTCataaa ATTTGACCTGAACACGGGGAGGAAAAACACTCTGATCATGGCAAACAGCAGGTATAACAGTCTGAATTATCTCTTCCGCAACTCAAAGACGTATTTCAAGTTTTCTGCGGATGAAAACGGCCTGTGGGTCATTTTTGCATCCGATACAGATGATGATACAATGGTTGCGAAGATTAACCCTGACGCATTCTTTGTGGAGTCAGTTATTAACACTCATTACCCCACAACTAAAGCAGGAAATGCTTTCATTGTGTGCGGGGTGGTGTATTTTacagacaacaaagacagacGAGTTACATACGCCTTTGATTTAAAGAAAGAGACTCTCCTGAATGCAAGTTTTGATTTGAGGCCAGCTAACGGCACCCTGGCTATGCTGTCATATTATCCCAACAAAAGGCTTCTGTATATGTGGGACAACAGCCGtgtgaaaatctgcaaagttaAACTCAAACTGGcttaa
- the LOC121949865 gene encoding uncharacterized protein LOC121949865 isoform X3 produces MKEKSGVFLLLLGMSVLLLLTSAGFVFLLVRQRELMEDLVRLDAEMQLLSQSCRLHAGSPPVDLADKGELKMLHRRRRDLEGEEATQSQEEKDMLMLMTYSMVPVKALMDLCNSSRGVCLTGPPGPPGLPGRAGSPGPQGVPGPQGKRGRKGPPGEKGEPGLKGDPGPLRLKGETYNDILIEGPPGPRGPPGPAGPPGPACPAWYCNKVRNEFIREHNQKTNLLTDSSPSLTGVTLNDTDTENRSSTINKTESPTAHPPDERHADMLNVTASRKPQGKSTDSGLVSVHPGGSYDILNDTNRDNVTEGPIRLLTALFPPDLSQNSEAFNGSGSTNDTPLKNEVVSPHPDTWIETAENIAKTLIDLFSVLPASHPTHESRDGFTVTDSEKLRDADKESESVSLRIDYSNNTLPDSNTEDVTDEPVKVTDSPTPHPTNNRDVTDSGKTNVEAESISFHGDDSHGTSTYTERENATEAPITLLTDQNSDSLNNGDTITDTSIKSESPTTHPADESSYILTVTGSRKPQDKSTDSDFSYSPQNNKPNLSSNERPTETVGSYLSAESPTPGSTDNKRDVTDSEKLDTNMEAESVSFHQDNRRDALNDTKGENGTEALIQLLTAVLSEDQNSDSFSKQATLIDTSMKSDSPTPHPTNNRDVTDSEKTNVEAESVSFHRDDSHGTSTYTERENATEAPIILLTALLSADQTSDSRNNSGTIINKPMKSESTTKHPADDNNRDVTDSDKRPDTNMEAESVSLHQDDNQDTLKDTKSKNASEALIKASTDSSYQLQINNKINATTNERRTKTECNIKTIKCSVKNNNTESTFGALMSDAFRLDDGRYWLADHFSGRLLVEYRNLSEFIQASKHFKILDISRFYQGCGHVVYKQSLYFHHAGTNRLIKFDLNTGRKNTLIMANSRYNSLNYLFRNSKTYFKFSADENGLWVIFASDTDDDTMVAKINPDAFFVESVINTHYPTTKAGNAFIVCGVVYFTDNKDRRVTYAFDLKKETLLNASFDLRPANGTLAMLSYYPNKRLLYMWDNSRVKICKVKLKLA; encoded by the exons ATGAAGGAGAAGAGTGGagttttcctgctgctgctggggatGTCAGTGCTGTTGCTCCTGACCTCAGCAGgatttgtgtttctgctggttCGACAGAGAGAGCTGATGGAGGACCTGGTCAGGTTGGATGCCGAGATGCAGCTGctgtcacagagctgcaggttGCATGCTGGCTCCCCACCTGTGGACCTCGCTGATAAGGGAGAACTGAAGATGCTCCACCGCCGCAGGAGAGACCTGGAGGGAGAAGAAGCAACACAAAGCCAAGAGGAGAAGGATATGCTGATGCTGATGACATACTCCATGGTTCCT gTCAAAGCCTTAATGGATCTGTGCAACAGCTCCAGAGGAGTTTGTCTAACAG GCCCACCTGGACCACCAG GTTTGCCTGGTAGAGCTGGTTCACCAGGACCACAGGGTGTGCCCGGACCGCAGGGGAAACGAGGAAGAAAAG GACCCCCTGGTGAAAAAGGAGAACCAGGACTTAAAGGAGATCCTGGGCCTCTACGACTGAAAGGCGAGACCTACAACGACATTCTCATTGAGG GTCCTCCTGGTCCGAGGGGTCCACCAGGTCCAGCAGGCCCACCTGGACCAGCCTGTCCTGCTTGGTATTGTAATAAAGTGAGAAATGAGTTCATCAGAGAACACAACCAAAAAACCAACCTGTTGACGG ATTCATCTCCTTCTCTGACTGGGGTGACCCTCAATGACACCGACACAGAAAACCGCAGCTCTACAATTAATAAGACCG AATCACCAACGGCACATCCACCCGATGAAAGACATGCTGACATGCTGAATGTTACCGCTTCTAGAAAACCTCAAGGCAAGAGTACGGACTCTG gTTTAGTATCGGTTCATCCAGGAGGTAGCTATGACATCTTGAATGATACCAATAGAGATAATGTCACAGAGGGGCCAATTAGATTATTAACAG cTTTATTTCCTCCTGACCTGAGTCAAAACAGTGAGGCCTTCAATGGCAGCGGAAGCACTAATGATACACCCTTGAAAAATG AGGTGGTATCACCTCATCCAGACACGTGGATTGAAACTGCCGAGAATATTGCAAAGACGTTAATAGACCTATTCTCAG TATTACCAGCATCACATCCAACACACGAATCCAGAGATGGTTTTACTGTCACCGACTCTGAGAAACTTCGAGACGCAGATAAAGAATCTG AGTCTGTATCATTGCGTATAGACTACAGCAACAACACCCTCCCTGACTCCAACACAGAGGATGTTACAGATGAACCAGTTAAAGTGACAG ATTCACCGACTCCTCATCCAACTAACAACAGGGACGTCACTGACTCTGGGAAAACTAACGTGGAAGCTg AGTCAATATCATTTCATGGAGATGACAGCCATGGCACCTCGACCTATACCGAGAGAGAAAATGCTACAGAGGCACCAATAACATTATTAACAG ATCAAAACAGTGACTCCTTAAATAACGGTGACACCATCACTGATACATCCATAAAAAGTG AATCACCAACAACACATCCGGCCGATGAGAGCAGCTACATACTGACTGTTACCGGTTCTAGAAAACCTCAGGACAAGAGTACAGACTCCG acTTTTCATATTCACCCCAGAACAACAAGCCAAATTTGTCGAGCAACGAGAGACCGACAGAAACTG TTGGATCTTATCTTTCTGCAGAATCACCAACTCCGGGCTCAACTGACAATAAAAGAGACGTCACTGACTCTGAGAAACTAGACACAAACATGGAAGCTG aGTCAGTATCATTTCATCAAGACAACAGACGCGACGCCTTAAACGATACCAAAGGAGAAAATGGTACAGAGGCACTAATACAATTACTAACAG CTGTACTGTCTGAGGACCAAAACAGTGACTCCTTCAGTAAACAAGCAACGCTTATTGATACATCCATGAAAAGTG ATTCACCGACTCCTCATCCAACTAACAACAGGGACGTCACTGACTCTGAGAAAACTAACGTGgaagctg agtCAGTATCATTTCATCGAGATGACAGCCATGGCACCTCGACCTATACCGAGAGAGAAAATGCTACAGAGGCACCAATAATATTATTAACAG CTCTGCTTTCTGCAGATCAAACCAGTGACTCCCGCAATAACAGTGGAACCATCATTAATAAACCTATGAAAAGTG aaTCAACAACTAAACATCCAGCTGACGACAACAACAGAGACGTCACTGATTCTGACAAACGCCCAGACACAAACATGGAAGCAG AGTCAGTGTCATTACATCAAGATGACAACCAAGACACCTTGAAAGAtaccaaaagcaaaaatgctTCAGAGGCACTAATAAAAGCATCAACAG ACTCTTCATATCAACTCCAGATCAACAACAAGATCAACGCGACAACTAATGAGAGAAGGACAAAAACTG aGTGCaacattaaaactattaaatgttcggtgaaaaacaacaatactgAGAGCACTTTTGGCGCCTTGATGTCCGATGCATTTCGGCTGGATGACGGCCGATACTGGTTGGCTGAtcatttttcag GTCGACTTTTGGTGGAGTACAGGAACTTATCTGAATTTATACAAGCttcaaaacacttcaaaattcTCGACATCAGCAGGTTCTACCAGGGCTGCGGTCATGTTGTTTACAAGCAGTCGCTTTACTTTCACCACGCAGGAACAAACAGGCTCataaa ATTTGACCTGAACACGGGGAGGAAAAACACTCTGATCATGGCAAACAGCAGGTATAACAGTCTGAATTATCTCTTCCGCAACTCAAAGACGTATTTCAAGTTTTCTGCGGATGAAAACGGCCTGTGGGTCATTTTTGCATCCGATACAGATGATGATACAATGGTTGCGAAGATTAACCCTGACGCATTCTTTGTGGAGTCAGTTATTAACACTCATTACCCCACAACTAAAGCAGGAAATGCTTTCATTGTGTGCGGGGTGGTGTATTTTacagacaacaaagacagacGAGTTACATACGCCTTTGATTTAAAGAAAGAGACTCTCCTGAATGCAAGTTTTGATTTGAGGCCAGCTAACGGCACCCTGGCTATGCTGTCATATTATCCCAACAAAAGGCTTCTGTATATGTGGGACAACAGCCGtgtgaaaatctgcaaagttaAACTCAAACTGGcttaa